One window of the Leishmania infantum JPCM5 genome chromosome 28 genome contains the following:
- a CDS encoding putative minichromosome maintenance (MCM) complex subunit: protein MRPSRDRDAARRKRRRAREDEVHAAGPHPPRREEVEDDDEADHSSGDEANDEEGEDLYGENFMQDYLQPDEESEVAEEEVGEDNDWIADDDSSVSEISEGGRIAVDELLERRREKEEALAEERRQLQEGIFSDVDDDDGDDDDDASWASEEGAGGLTRSGGAAVGDQGSDIDHGEDVGYGDPNDEAYVRGDLESMNFNWRQPQGELVEWLAQELPRRVIKNRIYNFYYNYIVNDVSVYEEKVNAMTRENDKSFQLSYDHLSRVYDSVLALWLVDAPDPMIELLEEAANYFTFKLYPQYRKVHSHIFVRICDLPLCDPIRDFRQVHMNVLVRVEGVVIRRSPVYPQMDAVKYDCARCSYIIGPIYQRGDKEQRVSMCPSCHSKGPFRVNMRLTEYRNHQTIVLQEPPGKVPPGRLPRSLEVVLTNDLIDRAKPGEEVDVTGIYRNNFDPLLNSRQGFPVFTTVLHANNVIRRTTELGMFRLPDDERQRIIELSKSPNIRKKLLQSIAPSIHGRDDIKLGLLLAMMGAVPKDIGGDQSHRIRGDINVLMVGDPGCAKSQFLKFVEKTADRTVFTTGRGSTAVGLTASVHKDSVNGDFVLEGGALVIADRGCCLIDEFDKMSDQDRTSIHEAMEQQTISVARGGIVTTLSARCCIIAAANPMGGRYDPSTSFDANVNLTTPILSRFDLLFVVRDEVNVELDERLATFICDSHMRNHPRTQEETRLLQRDRHEELSRLRYALENASTEGEREECEEQLRRLRESVEDSSRFEDDDPDSDKPLPQSLLRKYILFAKSHCFPRISNIDPDTIARLYVELRQESKHGGIAITVRHMESVIRLSEAHARVHLREYVTDEDVTAAVSLFLRCFIQTQKYSLRSAMEARFRKFLESDTESLPLIRHRIKVAVQTVRQFERQLSGGVEPTQVRIDVSELDYYTANMSQEALNAFYESAEFRKEYRLIRDPVTHAPLQIEHSLA from the coding sequence ATGCGACCCTCGAGAGACCGGGACGCCGCTCGCCGCAaacggcgccgcgcgcgagagGACGAGGTCCATGCCGCAGGCCCGCACCCACCGAGGCGAGAGGAGGTCGAGGACGACGATGAAGCGGACCACTCCTCCGGTGACGAGGccaacgacgaggagggggaagactTGTACGGGGAGAACTTCATGCAGGACTATCTCCAGCCGGAtgaggagagcgaggtggCCGAGGAGGAAGTCGGCGAGGACAACGACTGGATtgcagacgacgacagcTCCGTTTCCGAGATCTCCGAGGGCGGCCGCATCGCTGTGGATGAGCTGCTCGAGCGCCGTcgggagaaagaggaggcgctAGCCGAGGAGCggaggcagctgcaggaaggCATCTTCAGCGAcgtggacgacgacgatggcgacgatgacgatgatgcGTCGTGGGCTTCCGAAGAGGGCGCGGGCGGTTTGACACGGAGTGGGGGCGCCGCGGTTGGCGATCAAGGCAGCGACATCGATCACGGAGAGGACGTCGGCTACGGCGATCCCAACGACGAAGCCTACGTGCGTGGAGACCTGGAGTCGATGAACTTCAactggcggcagccgcagggGGAGCTGGTGGAGTGGCTTGCGCAGGAGCTGCCTCGCCGCGTGATTAAGAACCGCATCTACAACTTCTACTACAACTACATCGTGAACGACGTCAGCGTCTACGAGGAGAAGGTGAACGCAATGACACGCGAAAACGACAAGAGTTTTCAGCTGAGCTACGATCATCTGAGCCGCGTGTACGACAGTGTTCTCGCGCTGTGGCTGGTGGACGCTCCAGATCCGATGATCGAGCTactggaggaggctgccaACTACTTCACCTTCAAGCTATACCCGCAGTATCGCAAGGTGCACTCGCACATCTTTGTTCGGATTTGCGACCTGCCCTTGTGCGATCCGATCCGCGACTTTCGCCAGGTGCACATGAATGTGCTCGTacgggtggagggggtggtgatTCGCCGCTCACCGGTGTACCCGCAGATGGACGCCGTCAAGTACGACTGCGCGCGGTGCTCCTACATTATCGGTCCCATCTACCAGCGCGGCGACAAGGAGCAGCGCGTGAGCATGTGCCCCAGCTGCCACAGCAAGGGGCCGTTCCGCGTGAACATGCGCCTGACGGAGTACCGCAACCATCAAACGATAGTTCTGCAGGAGCCCCCTGGCAAGGTACCGCCtgggcggctgccgcgcagcttgGAGGTGGTACTGACGAACGACCTCATTGACCGCGCGAAACCTGGCGAAGAGGTGGACGTGACGGGGATATACCGCAACAACTTCGATCCGTTGCTCAACAGCCGCCAAGGCTTTCCCGTCTTCACGACCGTGCTGCACGCGAACAACGTTATCCGACGCACTACGGAGCTGGGCATGTTTCGGCTGCCAGATGATGAACGACAACGCATTATAGAGCTCAGTAAGTCGCCCAACATTCGAAAGAAGCTCTTACAGTCCATTGCGCCGAGCATCCACGGCCGCGACGACATCAAGCtcgggctgctgctggccatGATGGGTGCAGTGCCAAAGGACATCGGCGGCGACCAGTCGCATCGCATTCGGGGCGACATCAACGTCCTCATGGTTGGCGATCCCGGCTGCGCAAAGTCGCAGTTTCTCAAGTTTGTTGAGAAAACGGCCGACCGCACAGTCTTCACGACTGGCCGCGGCTCCACCGCTGTTGGTCTGACGGCATCTGTGCACAAGGACAGCGTCAATGGCGACTTCGTgctggagggcggcgccCTCGTCATTGCGgaccgcggctgctgcctcaTTGACGAGTTCGACAAAATGTCTGACCAAGATCGAACGTCCATCCACGAGGCTATGGAACAGCAGACGATCTCGGTGGCGCGCGGTGGCATTGTAACGACGCTGtccgcgcgctgctgcatcatCGCGGCGGCGAATCCAATGGGCGGCCGCTACGACCCTTCTACCTCGTTTGATGCCAACGTGAATCTTACCACACCGATCCTCTCCCGCTTCGACTTGCTGTTTGTGGTGCGGGATGAGGTGAACGTCGAGTTGGACGAGCGGCTTGCGACGTTTATCTGCGACTCGCACATGCGCAACCACCCGCGAACGCAGGAGGAGACGCGGCTTCTGCAGCGCGACAGGCACGAGGAGCTGTCGAGGTTGCGCTACGCGCTGGAGAACGCGTCAACAGAGGGCGAGCGCGAGGAgtgcgaggagcagctgcggcgcctgcgcgagAGCGTCGAGGATTCTTCCCGCTTCGAGGACGACGACCCAGACAGCGACAAGCCGCTCCCGCAATCCTTGCTGCGCAAGTACATCCTGTTCGCGAAGAGTCACTGCTTTCCCCGCATCTCCAACATCGACCCCGATACCATTGCACGTCTATATGtcgagctgcggcaggagtCGAAgcacggcggcatcgccatcACAGTGCGGCACATGGAATCCGTCATTCGCCTCTccgaggcgcacgcacgggtGCATCTTCGGGAATACGTGACCGACGAGGACGTCACCGCGGCCGtctcgctctttctccgcTGCTTCATACAGACACAGAAGTACAGTCTACGCAGCGCGATGGAGGCGCGCTTCCGCAAGTTCCTCGAATCCGACACGGAAAGTCTACCACTCATTCGCCACCGCATCaaggtggcggtgcagacGGTGCGCCAGTTCGAGCGCCAGCTGTCTGGTGGGGTGGAGCCAACCCAAGTGCGCATCGACGTATCGGAGCTGGACTACTACACAGCGAACATGTCTCAAGAGGCCCTGAACGCCTTCTATGAGAGTGCGGAGTTCAGGAAGGAGTACCGGCTGATTCGCGACCCCGTGACGCACGCGCCTCTGCAGATTGAGCACTCGCTGGCGTGA
- a CDS encoding putative ribonucleoside-diphosphate reductase large chain, which produces MSDSAPMIIKRNGEAQPYDACKIRRRFERVMEGLDRDHLDVDMLTENVTRGLTDQIRYDKLDELVAQTAAYSVTKHPDYGRMGGRLCTTSLHKQTNESLLETFRLLHDHVTVQTNRPAPLIADDVWEVMQQHHKELQSMIDYSRDLNFEFFGYKTLERSYLLRIETGRGEMRIVERPQQMFMRVALGIHGADLKNVRETYDLMSKGFFTHATPTLFNAGTPKPQMSSCFLVASKEDSIDGIYDTLKECAVISKAAGGIGLHVHNIRAAGSYIAGTNGTSNGLVPMLRVFNNTARYVDQGGGKRKGAFAVYLEPWHADVFGFLLLKRNTGKDDQRARDLFYALWIPDLFMRRVKSEGKWTLMDPNTCPGLSDCYGEEFERLYERYESEGRGVKTIQAQEVWFAILESQIETGGPFILYKDACNSKSNQKNLGTIKCSNLCTEIVEYTSPQETAVCNLASIALPRFVDVEKREFNHQLLYTVTKQITRNLNRVIDRNYYPVETARRSNMRNRPIGLGVQGLADAFILMRLPFVSAEAQRVNAEIFETIYFAAVESSMELAKEDGPYETFTGSPASEGILQFDMWKNARPNSGRWDWASLKEKVMQVGMRNSLLVAPMPTASTSQILGNNECFEPFTSNIYVRRVLSGEFPVVNKYLVMDLIARGLWNESMRNEIISYNGSILTINGMPDDLRELYRTVWEIPQRKLIDMARDRGQYIDQSQSLNLFLQSPTSGQITSMLFYCWEAGLKTGVYYLRTKAAADAIKFTVDAKRMKEIQERENSQQTMSSHRASQPEECLNCGS; this is translated from the coding sequence ATGTCCGATTCGGCGCCGATGATCATCAAGCGCAATGGCGAGGCGCAACCGTACGATGCTTGCAAgatccgccgccgcttcgagCGGGTGATGGAGGGGCTCGACCGCGACCATCTCGACGTGGACATGCTGACGGAGAATGTGACGCGCGGCTTGACGGACCAGATCCGCTACGACAAACTGGACGAGCTCgtggcgcagacggcggcgtACTCGGTCACAAAGCACCCGGACTACGGCCGCATGGGCGGTCGCCTGTGCACAACATCACTGCACAAGCAGACGAATGAGTCGCTGCTGGAGACGTTCCGCCTTCTGCACGACCACGTCACGGTGCAGACAAACCGTCCCGCTCCACTGATCGCCGACGATGTGTGGGAGGTtatgcagcagcaccacaagGAACTTCAGAGCATGATTGACTACTCCCGCGATTTGAACTTCGAGTTCTTTGGGTACAAGACGCTGGAGCGCTCGTACCTGCTGCGTATCGAGACCGGAAGGGGTGAGATGCGAATTGTGGAGCGCCCACAGCAGATGTTCATGCGTGTCGCTCTTGGCATTCACGGCGCAGATCTCAAGAATGTGCGTGAGACGTACGACCTTATGTCCAAGGGCTTCTTCACCCACGCCACCCCGACCCTCTTTAACGCCGGCACCCCGAAGCCGCAAATGAGCTCGTGCTTCCTGGTGGCGTCGAAGGAAGACAGCATCGACGGCATCTACGACACGCTGAAGGAGTGTGCCGTGATCAGCAAAGCGGCCGGCGGCATTGGTCTGCACGTGCACAACATCCGCGCGGCGGGCAGCTACATAGCTGGTACGAACGGCACGTCGAACGGGCTCGTGCCAATGCTACGCGTCTTCAACAACACCGCCCGCTACGTGGACCAGGGCGGCGGTAAGCGCAAGGGCGCCTTCGCCGTCTATCTCGAGCCCTGGCACGCTGACGTCTTTGGCTTTCTGCTGCTGAAACGCAACACGGGAAAAGATGACCAGCGCGCCCGCGACCTCTTCTACGCGCTGTGGATCCCAGATCTGTTTATGAGACGTGTGAAAAGCGAGGGGAAGTGGACGCTGATGGATCCCAACACGTGCCCGGGTCTCAGCGATTGCTATGGTGAAGAGTTTGAGCGGCTCTACGAGCGCTACGAGTCCGAGGGCCGCGGCGTCAAGACGATCCAGGCCCAGGAGGTGTGGTTTGCTATCCTGGAGTCTCAGATCGAGACGGGAGGGCCGTTCATCCTCTACAAGGACGCATGCAACAGCAAGTCGAACCAGAAGAATCTTGGCACGATCAAGTGCTCGAACCTATGCACGGAGATTGTCGAGTACACGTCGCCACaggagacggcggtgtgcaacctcgcctccatcgcgctgccgcgcttcgTCGACGTTGAGAAGCGTGAGTTCAACCACCAGCTTCTCTACACCGTGACAAAGCAGATCACACGTAACCTAAACCGGGTTATTGACCGCAACTACTACCCGGTCgagacggcgcgccgcagtAACATGCGCAACCGCCCCATCGGCCTCGGCGTGCAGGGGCTCGCGGACGCCTTCATCCTCATGCGACTGCCGTTTGTctcggcggaggcgcagcgggtgaACGCAGAGATCTTCGAAACGATCTACTTTGCTGCTGTCGAGTCGTCGATggagctggcgaaggaggatGGCCCGTACGAGACCTTCACGGGCAGCCCGGCCAGCGAGGGCATTCTGCAGTTCGACATGTGGAAGAACGCGCGGCCCAACAGCGGTCGCTGGGACTGGGCCAGCCTCAAGGAGAAGGTGATGCAGGTGGGCATGCGCAACTCCCTGCTGGTTGCCCCCATGCCAACCGCGTCCACCTCGCAGATTCTCGGCAATAACGAGTGCTTCGAGCCCTTCACCTCGAACATCTACGTCCGCCGTGTGCTGAGCGGCGAGTTCCCTGTTGTGAACAAGTACCTCGTCATGGACCTTATTGCGCGTGGTCTATGGAACGAGTCGATGCGGAACGAGATCATCTCCTACAACGGCTCTATCCTCACTATTAACGGCATGCCGGACGACCTGAGGGAGCTTTACCGGACCGTGTGGGAGATTCCACAGCGCAAGCTGATAGACATGGCACGCGACCGCGGCCAGTACATTGACCAGTCGCAGTCGCTGAACCTCTTCCTCCAGAGCCCCACCTCCGGCCAGATCACGTCCATGCTCTTCTATTGCTGGGAAGCTGGACTGAAGACTGGCGTCTACTACCTGCGCACCAAGGCTGCGGCGGACGCGATCAAGTTCACCGTGGACGCGAAGCGAATGAAGGAGATccaggagagggagaactCGCAGCAGACCATGTCCTCGCACCGCGCTTCACAGCCCGAGGAGTGCCTGAACTGCGGATCCTAA
- a CDS encoding endonuclease/exonuclease/phosphatase-like protein: protein MMPRSNGEAADGSGTVGGTHSGGHQNRVCVAPENPARSLATMSSSNNVFSLVAATPDVNISDYQPLQVPRTTTVRHVTMSNGGGLPLQRTSASEFSSLAGIRSMRSGANTSAASEDQPLPMLTMLPFSSASSVTKSAGSTGVGVESGIGGSGAATTGAAAMTTSIGPGTSSAGRSMTLLERRNNRERSSLSLSCLSGLNVEKLQESMRETSLVFNSQETPEPVSQGWSKTVASAALLSDYAMPSVRASPPGAGDVPRSTAAHSARQATAKFQGQAPRPPSSGEDGSGPRRSHPISTSESRTIDEIPGALKVIGYNILASRLASTDLYPACPPSVLSEEYRLDLIKEELRRVDPDILLLEEISVAAHERTLGPYLRTALGMEGHHVVITDRNGAPRCAPLTQQSKGAAAFSPALAIPFGIPCSTEKRPNSVSMTATLAGAAACNSDASARRGAAGGAANGSGDVDRRSNSPHLPQLAETSWSRRSSRRSSVVAASRFPASSCGTPAIWQKRGEALPLQHPQPFSMPQQEMSCSSLEDPQIQPKAMTDEESMQRSCSAAEFTQGATARVNRQTMGSGAPPAVLRAEKATEEALGHRRVEMDGVSIFYKAARFRELEVMPVLFNRLAAAEKRLTRYEHKKLQVDSHNVALVVVLQDMQVIGVSRIYVVAAVHLIWQRINAQLWQAHQLLRVMEGLKHKYCKGYVDLVYPSGRGSIACDSAVTQPPSIIDTPLMREGTRRHAQDDVAPQPSLPTPLPLQQPRALSARCQSIVPSRATTEASDPAGDSDGSRLFNVAATDRMRCRYASVCSGVASSPTSSVTCIIGGDFNAERSGPVMEYLRTGRVPGGAEVMEYWRAPKSESPVPLDRTDERGTGRATARGEVNALRPTPPPPSKVPPPTLYGVLNPAGQEMIRISPHNSMHSSLCSTGSPPSVLPRRATKSPPRNSVSNAASAAATGNGTGDDLCLHQPYTPLSKRPFNLYPSRVSDGVLSSHNRADNPLQCRRDLAKGTTVAAPTSPRRSAPTPSPQPTENDLRCNRGSTSPTLLSTSSSFIDTPSCGCDDGCGGGSNLAAVAASSSQYVLFSASSSPARCCSSDAQLPLLRPSMSMNRTPTVHAASPASAPQTSPSSARENGGPATIPENHRAYTRRRTLPDMSNIESSTLEHSRSRSASQSGSVLSTAFPTNCAMRLAVHTRHDTLSVELGEPDWESEESRGRTPMLGDATDVASSAQPSPSHDHQEGVGGAGGVVEKGEVNAKRRHRIHALKSFAGADGGGSGGNASASSNYGLVMGDHRLSLDGDPATPASPRARRKRRPAVAASRDGAPSPASPQATRHFSSQAALQSPSAVDYDFTCSTVSASPPVSLLCLPTLIANSAYTPPSPPVLLIDDVVHKIRLSDAYAPYCYRHPSYVSAVNPSTNMEGKVLDHILYEDEHVVCGGVLRLGERQELPNARVPSDHYMIGSVLIPIQELHRA from the coding sequence ATGATGCCGCGGTCCAacggggaggcggcggacggTAGCGGAACCGTCGGCGGCACACACTCCGGTGGCCATCAGAACAGAGTATGTGTCGCACCGGAAAACCCTGCCCGATCCTTGGCTACCATGtcgagcagcaacaacgTGTTCAGCCTtgtcgccgccacgccgGATGTAAATATCAGCGACTACCAACCGCTGCAAGTCCCACGGACCACGACGGTGCGCCATGTGACGAtgagcaacggcggcggtctgccgctgcagcggaccTCTGCGTCGGAATTTTCGAGTCTCGCCGGCATTAGAAGCATGCGCAGTGGCGCCAAcacctcggccgcctccgaAGACCAGCCGCTGCCCATGCTGACAATGCTAcccttctcttccgcctcGAGCGTTACCAAGTCAGCCGGCAGTACCGGCGTTGGTGTGGAGAGCGGCATCGGCGGGTCTGGTGCCGCCACAAcgggcgccgcagcgatgaCCACAAGCATTGGCCCGGGCACCTCGTCCGCTGGTCGCTCTATGACACTACTGGAGCGTCGAAACAATCGCGAGCGCAGCTCTCTGAGCCTCTCATGTTTGTCAGGGCTGAATGTAGAGAAGCTTCAGGAAAGCATGCGGGAAACTAGTCTCGTCTTCAATTCTCAAGAAACACCGGAGCCTGTGTCGCAGGGATGGTCCAAGACTgtcgcctcggcggcgctgctgagtGATTACGCCATGCcatctgtgcgcgcgtcgccgccgggcGCGGGAGACGTGCCTCGCTCCACGGCCGCGCACTCGGCGCGGCAGGCCACCGCCAAGTTTCAGGGTCAGGCACCGCGGCCccccagcagcggcgaagacggcagcggcccccGCCGCAGTCATCCCATTTCCACCTCGGAGTCCAGAACGATCGATGAGATACCAGGAGCGCTAAAGGTAATCGGCTACAACATCCTGGCGAGCCGGCTAGCGTCCACCGACTTGTACCCCGCCTGCCCACCGTCGGTGCTGAGTGAAGAGTATCGACTGGACCTCATCAAGGAGGAGCTCCGGCGCGTTGACCCCGACATATTGCTCTTGGAGGAGatcagcgtggcggcgcacgagCGCACTCTCGGGCCTTACTTGAGAACGGCGCTCGGGATGGAGGGGCATCACGTTGTCATCACTGATCGCAACGGAGCtcctcgctgcgcaccgctgaCGCAGCAGTCCAAGGGAGCAGCCGCGTTCTCGCCTGCTCTTGCTATCCCTTTTGGAATCCCCTGCAGCACTGAGAAGAGGCCGAACTCGGTGAGCATGACGGCTACATTAGccggagcggctgcgtgcaATAGTGACGCTTCCGCTCGGCGTGGCGCggccggtggcgccgcgaACGGCTCCGGCGATGTCGACAGGAGGAGCAACTCGCCCCatctgccgcagctcgcCGAAACGAGCTGGAGCCGCCGCTCcagtcggcgcagcagcgtcgtggcCGCGTCTCGGTTTCCCGCGAGCTCGTGTGGCACCCCGGCCATTTGGCAGAAACGTGGCGAGGCGTTGCCCTTGCAGCACCCGCAGCCGTTCAGCATGCCGCAACAGGAGATGTCGTGCTCCTCGCTCGAGGACCCGCAAATCCAGCCCAAAGCGATGACGGATGAGGAGTCGATGCAGCGAAGTTGCAGCGCAGCGGAGTTCACCCAAGGTGCCACAGCGCGTGTAAACCGGCAGACGATGGGGTCTGGAGCGCCTCCGGCAGTACTTCGCGCGGAGAAGGCCACTGAGGAGGCCCTCGGCCACCGGCGAGTGGAAATGGACGGAGTGAGCATCTTTTACAAGGCGGCACGGTTCCGCGAGCTAGAGGTGATGCCGGTGCTCTTTAACcgtctcgccgccgcggagaaGCGACTCACCCGCTACGAGCACAAGAAGCTTCAGGTGGACTCGCACAATGTGGCCCTCgtcgtggtgctgcaggatATGCAGGTGATCGGGGTATCGCGCATATAcgtggtggctgctgtgcaTCTCATCTGGCAGCGCATCAACGCACAGCTGTGGCAGGCGCATCAGCTCCTCCGCGTCATGGAGGGACTGAAGCACAAGTACTGCAAGGGCTACGTGGACCTCGTCTACCCAAGTGGGCGTGGCTCCATCGCGTGCGACAGCGCAGTCACCCAGCCGCCGAGCATCATCGACACCCCGCTGATGCGAGAGGGAacgcggcggcacgcgcaggACGATGTCGCACCTCAGCCATCGCTACCAACGCCGCTACCgttgcagcagccgcgcgcgctgtCTGCGCGGTGCCAAAGCATAGTACCCAGCCGCGCCACTACTGAAGCCTCCGATCCGGCTGGAGACAGCGACGGTAGCAGGCTCTTCaacgtcgccgccaccgatcGCATGCGCTGTAGGTACGCCAGTGTGTGCTCTGGCGTTGCCTCGTCGCCCACATCGTCCGTCACATGCATTATCGGCGGCGACTTTAATGCCGAGCGCAGCGGGCCGGTCATGGAGTACTTGCGCACCGGCAGGGTGCCAGGGGGGGCGGAGGTGATGGAGTACTGGCGAGCACCCAAGTCGGagtcgccggtgccgctcgACCGCACGGATGAGCGAGGCACCGGTCGGGCGACCGCCAGGGGTGAGGTGAATGCGCTGCGCCCCACGCCTCCGCCCCCGTCAAAGGTGCCTCCACCGACACTGTATGGTGTGCTGAACCCCGCGGGGCAGGAGATGATCAGGATATCCCCGCACAACTCTATGCACTCCTCCTTATGTTCTACGGGCTCGCCAccgtcggtgctgccgcgtcgcgcgaCCAAGTCTCCGCCCCGCAACTCCGTGAGCAACGCTGCTAGTGCTGCAGCGACCGGTAACGGGACAGGTGACGACCTCTGCCTCCATCAGCCATACACCCCGCTCAGCAAGCGGCCATTCAATCTCTACCCTAGCCGCGTCTCGGACGGCGTGCTGTCCTCGCACAATAGGGCAGACAATCCACTGCAGTGCCGACGAGACTTGGCGAAGGGTaccaccgtcgccgctccGACGTCCCCGCGAAGGTCTGCCCCCACACCGAGTCCACAGCCTACCGAGAATGACCTCCGCTGCAACCGCGGAAGCACATCCCCAACTCTCTTGTCAACCTCGAGTAGCTTCATCGACACGCCGAGCTGTGGCTGTGATGAtggctgtggcggcggcagcaaccttgcagcggtggccgcgTCTTCATCGCAGTATGTGCTGTTCTCTGCGTCGTCGAGCCCCGCTCGCTGTTGCAGTTCGGATGCTCAGCTGCCACTTCTGCGACCCTCGATGTCGATGAACAGGACTCCCACTGTGCATGCCGCCTCCCCAGCCTCTGCACCACAGacctcgccgtcgtctgcgcgGGAGAACGGAGGCCCCGCCACCATCCCCGAAAACCACCGCGCGTACACGCGACGGCGCACCTTACCGGACATGAGCAACATCGAGAGTAGTACGCTGGAACACTCCCGTAGCCGAAGTGCCAGTCAGAGCGGAAGCGTGCTGAGCACTGCGTTTCCCACGAACTGCGCAATGCGACTCGCCGTGCACACTCGCCACGACACGCTCAGTGTGGAGTTGGGCGAGCCTGACTGGGAAAGTGAGGAAAGCCGCGGACGGACCCCCATGTTGGGCGATGCAACCGACGTTGCATCTTCGGCGCAGCCGAGCCCCTCTCACGATCACCAGGAAGGAGTGGGTGGTGCAGGCGGGGTTGTAGAGAAAGGAGAAGTGAACGcgaagcggcggcatcgcatCCACGCGCTGAAAAGCTTCGCAGGtgcggacggcggcggcagcggtggcaacGCCTCAGCGAGCTCGAACTATGGATTGGTGATGGGTGATCACCGGCTGTCCTTGGACGGCGAcccggcgacgccggcgtccccgcgcgcacgtcggaagcggcggcccgccgtcgctgcatcCAGGGACGGGGCGCCAAGCCCTGCTTCGCCCCAAGCCACGCGCCATTTCTCCTCccaggcggcgctgcagtcgccGTCAGCGGTAGACTACGACTTCACGTGCTCGACGGTGTCTGCGTCACCGCCGGTGTCTCTCTTATGCCTGCCCACGCTCATCGCCAACAGCGCCTACACTCCGCCCAGCCCACCGGTGCTTCTCATTGACGACGTCGTGCACAAGATCCGCTTGAGTGACGCCTATGCCCCGTACTGCTACCGCCATCCTTCCTACGTGTCGGCGGTGAACCCGTCCACCAACATGGAGGGCAAGGTGCTCGACCACATATTATACGAGGATGAGCACGTCGTGTGCGGCGGGGTGCTGCGGCTCGGAGAGCGACAGGAGCTTCCGAATGCGCGGGTGCCGAGTGATCACTATATGATCGGGAGCGTGCTGATCCCGATCCAGGAATTGCACCGGGCTTGA